One region of Termitidicoccus mucosus genomic DNA includes:
- a CDS encoding helix-turn-helix domain-containing protein, translating into MLFPLCLCLSIRGSLKTGSYTVNQVAYMTGFSDHSHLTAQFKRQFGVPPRAYLPRIRTV; encoded by the coding sequence CTGCTTTTTCCCCTTTGCCTGTGTCTGTCAATTCGGGGCAGCCTCAAAACCGGCTCTTATACGGTCAATCAAGTCGCTTACATGACTGGATTTTCGGACCACAGCCATTTGACGGCTCAGTTCAAACGACAGTTCGGGGTGCCGCCTCGTGCCTACCTGCCACGAATTCGCACGGTTTAA